Below is a window of Variovorax terrae DNA.
ATGAGGCGCTCGGCAGCCGGGCATAAGACGCTGATTTCCAGGCGATTTAGACTGCTGACTCCATGAAGATCCAACTGCTGTCCGACCTGCACCTCGAAACCCAGCCCGACTTCACCTTCCGGCCCGCGCCGGGCGCCGACCTGCTGGTGCTGGCCGGCGACATCGGCTCGTACCAGCGGGGCTCGCGCCTCGCCGACGAGGATTTCGGGCTCGCGCGCTTCTCGCCGCGCCACGGCTGGCCCGTGCCGGTGCTCTACGTGCCGGGCAACCACGAGTACGACGGGCTGGATTTCGACCTCACCCATGCGCGGCTGCGCGCCACCTGCGAGCGGCTGGGCATGGTCTGGCTGGAGCGCGAGTCGCTCGTGCTCGAGGGCGTGCGCTTCATCGGCACCACGCTGTGGAGCGACTTCGACGCGCTGGGCCAGGGCCCCGAGGGCCAGAGCAGCTCCCTGGCGCACAGCCTCAAGATGCGCGAGAAGGCGTTTCGCGCCGCCAACTTCTACCTGCAGAAAGCGCACTCCCTGCGCCATGGCCAGCCCCTGCTGGCCGAGCAGGTGCGCGAGCAGGCCCTGCTGTGCCAGGCCTGGCTGCGCGAGGCGCTGGCCGTGCCGTTCGACGGCCCCACGGTGGTGGTGACGCATTTCGCGCCCAGCCTGGACAGC
It encodes the following:
- a CDS encoding metallophosphoesterase, which translates into the protein MKIQLLSDLHLETQPDFTFRPAPGADLLVLAGDIGSYQRGSRLADEDFGLARFSPRHGWPVPVLYVPGNHEYDGLDFDLTHARLRATCERLGMVWLERESLVLEGVRFIGTTLWSDFDALGQGPEGQSSSLAHSLKMREKAFRAANFYLQKAHSLRHGQPLLAEQVREQALLCQAWLREALAVPFDGPTVVVTHFAPSLDSADPRYGLSPGTAGFCNALDALLPQAQLWLHGHLHCPSHYVKHGCRVVANPLGYAQKGEQDAFRPDFLIEIAPRSSRNGLEQLSKQ